The following coding sequences are from one Zalophus californianus isolate mZalCal1 chromosome 5, mZalCal1.pri.v2, whole genome shotgun sequence window:
- the PCDHB3 gene encoding protocadherin beta-3, whose translation MEARGESFLRQRQVLFLFVFLGGSLAGSESRRYSVVEETERGYLIANLAKDLGLGVGELAVRGAQVVSKGNKQHFQLNHQTGDLLLHEKLDREELCGPTEPCILHFQILLQTPLQFITNELQVIDVNDHSPVFFENEIQLKLLENTPPGTIIPLENAEDSDVGRNSLQNYTIAPNSHFHVLTRSRRDGRKYPQLVLDKALDREEQPELILTLTALDGGSPPRSGIAQIHILVLDINDNAPEFTQSLYEVQILENSPINSVIVTVSASDLDTGNFGTVSYAFFHASEEIRKTFQLNPITGDILLVKYLNYEVMNTYEVDIEAKDGGGLSGETTVIVQVVDVNDNPPELTLSSITSPIPENSPETVVAVFSVSDLDSGDNGRIMCSIESNLPFILKPSIENFYTLVTNTALDRETRAEYNITITVTDLGTPRLKTQHNITVTVSDVNDNAPAFSQAAYTLRVRENNSPALHIGSVSATDRDSGANAQVTYSLLPPQDPQLPLASLVSINADNGQLFALRSLDFEALRAFEFRVGAADRGSPALSSQALVRVLVVDDNDNSPFVLYPLQNGSAPCTELVPRAAEAGYLVTKVVAVDGDSGQNAWLSYQLLKATEPGLFGVWAHSGEVRTARLLSERDAVKHRLVVLVKDNGEPPLSASVTLHVLLVDGFSQPYLPLPDAAAAEARADPLTVYLVVALASVSSLFLFSVLVFVAVRLCRRSRAASGGGCSVPEGPFPGHLVDVSGAGTLSHSYQYEVCLTEGSGTNEFKFLKPVFPNGLVQDTETKAKLQF comes from the coding sequence ATGGAGGCCAGAGGGGAGAGCTTTCTTAGACAAAGGCAAGTcctatttctctttgtttttctgggtGGGTCTCTGGCTGGGTCTGAGTCAAGACGCTACTCTGTGGTTGAGGAAACAGAGAGGGGCTATTTAATAGCCAACCTAGCAAAGGATCTAGGGCTAGGGGTAGGGGAACTGGCTGTGAGGGGAGCCCAAGTTGTGTCTAAAGGGAACAAACAGCATTTTCAGCTCAACCATCAGACCGGCGATTTGCTCCTGCATGAGAAATTGGACCGGGAAGAGCTATGCGGCCCCACAGAGCCTTGTATACTGCATTTTCAGATATTACTGCAAACCCCTTTGCAGTTTATTACAAATGAGCTTCAGGTCATAGATGTAAACGACCATTCTCCGgtattctttgaaaatgaaatacagCTGAAACTCTTAGAAAACACGCCACCAGGAACCATAATTCCTTTGGAAAATGCTGAGGACTCGGATGTGGGAAGAAACAGTCTCCAAAACTACACGATCGCCCCTAATTCCCATTTCCACGTTCTCACACGCAGTCGTAGGGACGGAAGAAAGTACCCACAACTAGTGCTGGACAAAGCACTGGACCGTGAGGAGCAGCCAGAGCTCATTTTGACCCTGACCGCGCTGGATGGCGGCTCTCCGCCCCGGTCGGGGATCGCCCAGATCCACATCCTGGTCTTAGACATAAACGACAACGCCCCAGAATTTACACAGTCACTCTATGAGGTTCAAATTTTAGAGAACAGCCCCATTAACTCTGTTATTGTCACGGTCTCAGCTTCTGACTTAGATACAGGAAATTTTGGGACAGTATCATATGCATTTTTTCACGCTTCTGAAGAAATTCGCAAAACTTTTCAGCTAAATCCAATTACTGGTGATATCCTGCTAGTCAAATACTTGAATTATGAAGTTATGAATACTTATGAAGTGGACATAGAAGCCAAGGATGGCGGAGGCCTTTCAGGAGAAACCACAGTGATAGTTCAGGTGGTTGATGTGAACGACAACCCACCAGAACTGACCTTGTCTTCAATTACCAGCCCTATCCCTGAGAACTCACCGGAGACTGTGGTGGCTGTTTTCAGTGTTTCTGATCTAGACTCTGGAGACAATGGGAGAATTATGTGTTCCATCGAGAGCAATCTCCCCTTCATCCTCAAACCATCAATAGAGAATTTTTACACCCTCGTGACAAACACAGCTCTGGACCGAGAGACAAGAGCCGAGTACAACATCACCATCACCGTCACCGACCTGGGGACCCCCAGGCTGAAAACCCAGCACAACATAACGGTGACGGTCTCCGACGTCAACGACAACGCCCCGGCCTTCAGCCAAGCCGCCTACACCCTGCGGGTGCGCGAGAACAACAGCCCCGCCCTGCACATCGGCAGCGTGAGCGCCACGGACAGAGACTCGGGCGCCAACGCGCAGGTCACCTACTCGCTGCTGCCGCCCCAGGACCCGCAGCTGCCGCTGGCCTCGCTGGTGTCCATCAACGCGGACAACGGGCAGCTGTTCGCGCTCAGGTCCCTGGATTTCGAGGCGCTGCGGGCGTTCGAGTTCCGCGTGGGCGCGGCCGACCGCGGCTCGCCGGCGCTCAGCAGCCAGGCGCTGGTGCGCGTGCTGGTGGTGGACGACAACGACAACTCGCCCTTCGTGCTGTACCCGCTGCAGAACGGCTCCGCGCCCTGCACCGAGCTGGTGCCCAGGGCGGCCGAGGCGGGCTACCTGGTGACCAAGGTGGTGGCGGTGGACGGCGACTCGGGCCAGAACGCCTGGCTGTCGTACCAGCTGCTCAAGGCCACGGAGCCCGGGCTGTTCGGCGTGTGGGCGCACAGCGGCGAGGTGCGCACGGCCAGGCTGCTGAGCGAGCGCGACGCCGTCAAGCACAGGCTGGTGGTGCTGGTCAAGGACAATGGCGAGCCGCCGCTGTCGGCCAGCGTCACGCTGCACGTGCTGCTGGTGGACGGCTTCTCGCAGCCCTACCTGCCGCTCCCGGACGCGGCGGCGGCCGAGGCCCGCGCCGACCCGCTCACCGTCTACCTGGTGGTCGCCTTGGCGTCGGTGTCGTCGCTCTTCCTGTTCTCGGTGCTGGTGTTCGTGGCGGTGCGGCTGTGCAGGAGGAGCCGGGCGGCGTCGGGGGGCGGCTGCTCGGTGCCCGAGGGCCCCTTTCCGGGCCACCTGGTGGACGTCAGCGGCGCGGGGACCCTGTCCCACAGCTACCAGTACGAGGTGTGTCTGACGGAAGGATCTGGGACCAATGAGTTCAAGTTCCTCAAGCCAGTTTTTCCCAATGGCCTGGTTCAAGACACTGAGACTAAAGCAAAGCTCCAATTTTAA
- the PCDHB2 gene encoding protocadherin beta-2, with protein sequence MEAGEGKERFLKQRQVLIFFVLLGIAQAASEPRRYSVAEEMESGSFVANLLKDLGLEVNELAARGARVISKGKKTRLHFDRQTGDLLLNEKLDREELCGLAEPCVLPFQVLLENPLQFFQAELRIRDINDHSPVFLDKEIILKISESLTPGATFLIERAQDLDVGSNSLQSYTVSPNSYFHLKLQDSPDGVLPQLVLDKALDREQQAEIRLTLTALDGGTPPRTGTALVHIEVLDINDNAPEFAKRFYEVQVPENSPIGFLVAIVSASDLDIGTYGEVSYVFSQASEEIRKTFQINAKSGELFLTKKLDFESTQTYTLNIQATDGGGLSGSCVVFVQVMDLNDNPPELTMSTFIDHIPENLQETIIAVFRVSDPDSGDNGRTVCSIQDGLPFFLKPSVENFYTLVTNTALDRETRAEYNITITVTDLGTPRLKTQHNITVTVSDVNDNAPAFSQAAYTLRVRENNSPALHIGSVSATDRDSGANAQVTYSLLPPQDPQLPLASLVSINADNGQLFALRSLDFEALRAFEFRVGAADRGSPALSSQALVRVLVVDDNDNSPFVLYPLQNGSAPCTELVPRAAEAGYLVTKVVAVDGDSGQNAWLSYQLLKATEPGLFGVWAHSGEVRTARLLSERDAVKHRLVVLVKDNGEPPLSASVTLHVLLVDGFSQPYLPLPDAAAAEARADPLTVYLVVALASVSSLFLFSVLVFVAVRLCRRSRAASGGGCSVPEGPFPGHLVDVSGAGTLSHSYQYEVCLTEGSGTNEFKFLKPILPSFLGLGEERISEANPSFRDNFEFS encoded by the coding sequence ATGGAGGCTGGAGAGGGAAAAGAACGCTTTCTGAAACAAAGGCAAGTCTTGATATTCTTTGTTTTGCTGGGCATAGCTCAGGCTGCTTCCGAGCCTAGGCGCTACTCAGTGGCTGAGGAAATGGAGAGTGGCTCCTTTGTGGCCAATTTGTTAAAAGACCTGGGGCTGGAGGTAAATGAGCTAGCTGCACGGGGGGCTCGCGTcatttccaaagggaaaaaaactcgTTTGCATTTTGATAGACAGACAGGGGACTTGTTGTTAAATGAGAAACTGGATCGGGAGGAGCTGTGCGGCCTTGCCGAGCCATGCGTGCTACCTTTCCAGGTGTTATTGGAAAATCCCCTGCAGTTTTTTCAGGCTGAGCTACGGATTAGAGATATAAATGATCATTCCCCGGTGTTCCtagacaaagaaataattttgaaaatttcagaaagTCTCACTCCCGGAGCTACTTTCCTAATAGAACGTGCCCAGGACTTAGATGTAGGAAGCAACAGTCTCCAAAGTTACACAGTCAGCCCCAATTCCTATTTCCATCTTAAATTACAAGACAGTCCCGACGGCGTATTACCACAGCTGGTGCTGGACAAAGCACTGGATCGAGAGCAACAGGCTGAGATCAGGTTAACTCTCACAGCGCTGGATGGCGGGACTCCACCCAGGACTGGCACTGCTCTGGTTCACATTGAAGTCTTAGACATCAATGATAACGCCCCCGAGTTTGCAAAGCGGTTTTATGAGGTGCAAGTTCCGGAAAACAGCCCCATTGGATTTCTGGTTGCCATAGTCTCTGCTAGCGATTTGGACATTGGAACCTATGGAGAAGTATCGTATGTATTTTCCCAAGCCTCTGAAGAGATTCGCaaaacttttcaaataaatgcaaagtcaGGAGAACTCTTTTTAACAAAGAAACTGGATTTTGAATCCACTCAGACTTACACATTAAATATTCAGGCGACAGACGGTGGAGGCCTTTCTGGAAGTTGCGTGGTGTTTGTCCAAGTGATGGATTTGAATGACAACCCTCCGGAACTGACTATGTCAACATTTATCGATCACATCCCAGAAAACTTGCAGGAAACCATAATTGCTGTATTCAGGGTTTCAGATCCTGACTCGGGAGACAACGGAAGAACGGTTTGTTCCATTCAAGAtggtcttcctttcttccttaaacCTTCCGTTGAGAATTTTTACACCCTCGTGACAAACACAGCTCTGGACCGAGAGACAAGAGCCGAGTACAACATCACCATCACCGTCACCGACCTGGGGACCCCCAGGCTGAAAACCCAGCACAACATAACGGTGACGGTCTCCGACGTCAACGACAACGCCCCGGCCTTCAGCCAAGCCGCCTACACCCTGCGGGTGCGCGAGAACAACAGCCCCGCCCTGCACATCGGCAGCGTGAGCGCCACGGACAGAGACTCGGGCGCCAACGCGCAGGTCACCTACTCGCTGCTGCCGCCCCAGGACCCGCAGCTGCCGCTGGCCTCGCTGGTGTCCATCAACGCGGACAACGGGCAGCTGTTCGCGCTCAGGTCCCTGGATTTCGAGGCGCTGCGGGCGTTCGAGTTCCGCGTGGGCGCGGCCGACCGCGGCTCGCCGGCGCTCAGCAGCCAGGCGCTGGTGCGCGTGCTGGTGGTGGACGACAACGACAACTCGCCCTTCGTGCTGTACCCGCTGCAGAACGGCTCCGCGCCCTGCACCGAGCTGGTGCCCAGGGCGGCCGAGGCGGGCTACCTGGTGACCAAGGTGGTGGCGGTGGACGGCGACTCGGGCCAGAACGCCTGGCTGTCGTACCAGCTGCTCAAGGCCACGGAGCCCGGGCTGTTCGGCGTGTGGGCGCACAGCGGCGAGGTGCGCACGGCCAGGCTGCTGAGCGAGCGCGACGCCGTCAAGCACAGGCTGGTGGTGCTGGTCAAGGACAATGGCGAGCCGCCGCTGTCGGCCAGCGTCACGCTGCACGTGCTGCTGGTGGACGGCTTCTCGCAGCCCTACCTGCCGCTCCCGGACGCGGCGGCGGCCGAGGCCCGCGCCGACCCGCTCACCGTCTACCTGGTGGTCGCCTTGGCGTCGGTGTCGTCGCTCTTCCTGTTCTCGGTGCTGGTGTTCGTGGCGGTGCGGCTGTGCAGGAGGAGCCGGGCGGCGTCGGGGGGCGGCTGCTCGGTGCCCGAGGGCCCCTTTCCGGGCCACCTGGTGGACGTCAGCGGCGCGGGGACCCTGTCCCACAGCTACCAGTACGAAGTGTGTCTGACGGAAGGATCTGGGACCAATGAGTTCAAGTTCCTCAAGCCAATTCTCCCGAGTTTCCTTGGTCTGGGTGAAGAGAGGATTAGTGAAGCAAACCCCAGTTTCAGGGATAACTTTGAATTCAGTTAA
- the LOC113928569 gene encoding protocadherin beta-4 isoform X22: METLERIQPNRQVMVFILMVFFSQALAEPIRYSVMEETESGFFVAHLTKDLGLEIGELAARSARVVSDDDKQRLQLDRQTGDLLLREKLDREELCGPIEPCVLHFQVFLETPVQFFEGELSIQDVNDHSPVFPTGEMLLKIPENSQPGTLFPLKLAQDLDVGSNGLQKYTISPNSHFHVLTRNHSEGKKYPDLVQDKPLDREEQPEFSLTLTALDGGSPPKSGTITVRILIMDVNDNAPEFVHTPYEVQVLENNPLDSPVLSVSARDVDAGNFGSVSYGLFQASDEIKQTFSINEVTGEIRLTKKLDFEQIKSYHVEIEAIDGGGLSGKGTVFIDVVDVNDNAPELTISSLISSVPENAPETVVSIFRIRDRDSGDNGKMICSIPDNLPFLLKPTFKNFYTLVTERPLDRESQAEYNITITVTDLGTPRLKTQHNITVTVSDVNDNAPAFSQAAYTLRVRENNSPALHIGSVSATDRDSGANAQVTYSLLPPQDPQLPLASLVSINADNGQLFALRSLDFEALRAFEFRVGAADRGSPALSSQALVRVLVVDDNDNSPFVLYPLQNGSAPCTELVPRAAEAGYLVTKVVAVDGDSGQNAWLSYQLLKATEPGLFGVWAHSGEVRTARLLSERDAVKHRLVVLVKDNGEPPLSASVTLHVLLVDGFSQPYLPLPDAAAAEARADPLTVYLVVALASVSSLFLFSVLVFVAVRLCRRSRAASGGGCSVPEGPFPGHLVDVSGAGTLSHSYQYDVCLTGVPRTALPSSCKLKSVVTRNLPAVTRELPSLSMPGALGADPLHYS, encoded by the coding sequence ATGGAGACGCTAGAGAGAATTCAACCAAACAGGCAAGTGATGGTCTTTATTTTGATGGTGTTCTTTTCTCAGGCTCTTGCTGAGCCTATTCGTTATTCTGtgatggaagaaacagagagtGGCTTCTTTGTAGCCCATCTGACCAAGGATCTGGGCCTGGAAATTGGGGAACTGGCCGCCCGGTCGGCCCGGGTGGTGTCTGACGATGACAAACAGCGCTTGCAGCTGGATCGTCAGACTGGAGATTTGCTTTTGAGGGAGAAACTAGACCGGGAAGAGCTATGTGGCCCTATTGAACCGTGTGTACTGCATTTCCAAGTGTTCCTAGAAACGCCGGTTCAATTTTTTGAAGGAGAATTATCAATTCAGGACGTAAATGACCACTCCCCAGTATTCCCGACTGGGGAAATGCTCTTGAAAATACCGGAAAACAGCCAGCCAGGGACTCTGTTTCCGTTGAAATTAGCTCAGGATTTGGATGTGGGCAGCAACGGTCTTCAAAAATACACTATCAGCCCCAATTCTCATTTTCATGTTCTAACTCGAAATCATAGTGAAGGCAAGAAATACCCAGATTTGGTGCAGGACAAACCGCTGGATCGAGAAGAGCAGCCTGAGTTCAGCTTAACCCTCACGGCACTGGATGGTGGGTCTCCACCTAAGTCTGGCACCATCACAGTGCGAATCCTGATCATGGACGTCAATGACAATGCTCCAGAGTTTGTGCACACCCCATATGAAGTGCAGGTCTTGGAAAACAACCCCCTAGACTCCCCAGTACTTAGTGTCTCAGCTAGAGATGTAGATGCTGGAAACTTCGGGAGTGTTTCCTATGGCTTGTTCCAAGCATCAGATGAAATTAAACAAACTTTCTCAATAAATGAAGTCACAGGAGAAATCCGACTGACAAAGAAACTGGATTTTGAACAAATTAAATCTTACCACGTGGAAATTGAGGCTATAGACGGAGGAGGCCTTTCTGGAAAAGGCACTGTATTCATAGATGTGGTGGATGTGAACGACAACGCCCCTGAACTTACCATATCTTCACTCATCAGCTCCGTCCCAGAAAATGCTCCTGAGACTGTAGTCTCTATCTTCAGAATTCGAGATCGAGACTCTGGAGACAATGGAAAGATGATTTGCTCTATACCAGATAATCTGCCCTTCCTTCTGAAACCGACTTTCAAGAACTTTTACACCCTAGTTACGGAGAGACCACTGGACAGAGAGAGCCAGGCCGAGTACAACATCACCATCACCGTCACCGACCTGGGGACCCCCAGGCTGAAAACCCAGCACAACATAACGGTGACGGTCTCCGACGTCAATGACAACGCCCCGGCCTTCAGCCAAGCCGCCTACACCCTGCGGGTGCGCGAGAACAACAGCCCCGCCCTGCACATCGGCAGCGTGAGCGCCACGGACAGAGACTCGGGCGCCAACGCGCAGGTCACCTACTCGCTGCTGCCGCCCCAGGACCCGCAGCTGCCGCTGGCCTCGCTGGTGTCCATCAACGCGGACAACGGGCAGCTGTTCGCGCTCAGGTCCCTGGATTTCGAGGCGCTGCGGGCGTTCGAGTTCCGCGTGGGCGCGGCCGACCGCGGCTCGCCGGCGCTCAGCAGCCAGGCGCTGGTGCGCGTGCTGGTGGTGGACGACAACGACAACTCGCCCTTCGTGCTGTACCCGCTGCAGAACGGCTCCGCGCCCTGCACCGAGCTGGTGCCCAGGGCGGCCGAGGCGGGCTACCTGGTGACCAAGGTGGTGGCGGTGGACGGCGACTCGGGCCAGAACGCCTGGCTGTCGTACCAGCTGCTCAAGGCCACGGAGCCCGGGCTGTTCGGCGTGTGGGCGCACAGCGGCGAGGTGCGCACGGCCAGGCTGCTGAGCGAGCGCGACGCCGTCAAGCACAGGCTGGTGGTGCTGGTCAAGGACAATGGCGAGCCGCCGCTGTCGGCCAGCGTCACGCTGCACGTGCTGCTGGTGGACGGCTTCTCGCAGCCCTACCTGCCGCTCCCGGACGCGGCGGCGGCCGAGGCCCGCGCCGACCCGCTCACCGTCTACCTGGTGGTCGCCTTGGCGTCGGTGTCGTCGCTCTTCCTGTTCTCGGTGCTGGTGTTCGTGGCGGTGCGGCTGTGCAGGAGGAGCCGGGCGGCGTCGGGGGGCGGCTGCTCGGTGCCCGAGGGCCCCTTTCCGGGCCACCTGGTGGACGTCAGCGGCGCGGGGACCCTGTCCCACAGCTACCAGTATGACGTGTGTCTGACGGGAGTTCCTAGGACTG
- the LOC113928569 gene encoding protocadherin beta-4 isoform X23, with translation METLERIQPNRQVMVFILMVFFSQALAEPIRYSVMEETESGFFVAHLTKDLGLEIGELAARSARVVSDDDKQRLQLDRQTGDLLLREKLDREELCGPIEPCVLHFQVFLETPVQFFEGELSIQDVNDHSPVFPTGEMLLKIPENSQPGTLFPLKLAQDLDVGSNGLQKYTISPNSHFHVLTRNHSEGKKYPDLVQDKPLDREEQPEFSLTLTALDGGSPPKSGTITVRILIMDVNDNAPEFVHTPYEVQVLENNPLDSPVLSVSARDVDAGNFGSVSYGLFQASDEIKQTFSINEVTGEIRLTKKLDFEQIKSYHVEIEAIDGGGLSGKGTVFIDVVDVNDNAPELTISSLISSVPENAPETVVSIFRIRDRDSGDNGKMICSIPDNLPFLLKPTFKNFYTLVTERPLDRESQAEYNITITVTDLGTPRLKTQHNITVTVSDVNDNAPAFSQAAYTLRVRENNSPALHIGSVSATDRDSGANAQVTYSLLPPQDPQLPLASLVSINADNGQLFALRSLDFEALRAFEFRVGAADRGSPALSSQALVRVLVVDDNDNSPFVLYPLQNGSAPCTELVPRAAEAGYLVTKVVAVDGDSGQNAWLSYQLLKATEPGLFGVWAHSGEVRTARLLSERDAVKHRLVVLVKDNGEPPLSASVTLHVLLVDGFSQPYLPLPDAAAAEARADPLTVYLVVALASVSSLFLFSVLVFVAVRLCRRSRAASGGGCSVPEGPFPGHLVDVSGAGTLSHSYQYDVCLTGVPRTEFPIPKNWRYDPAHFCDLKGL, from the coding sequence ATGGAGACGCTAGAGAGAATTCAACCAAACAGGCAAGTGATGGTCTTTATTTTGATGGTGTTCTTTTCTCAGGCTCTTGCTGAGCCTATTCGTTATTCTGtgatggaagaaacagagagtGGCTTCTTTGTAGCCCATCTGACCAAGGATCTGGGCCTGGAAATTGGGGAACTGGCCGCCCGGTCGGCCCGGGTGGTGTCTGACGATGACAAACAGCGCTTGCAGCTGGATCGTCAGACTGGAGATTTGCTTTTGAGGGAGAAACTAGACCGGGAAGAGCTATGTGGCCCTATTGAACCGTGTGTACTGCATTTCCAAGTGTTCCTAGAAACGCCGGTTCAATTTTTTGAAGGAGAATTATCAATTCAGGACGTAAATGACCACTCCCCAGTATTCCCGACTGGGGAAATGCTCTTGAAAATACCGGAAAACAGCCAGCCAGGGACTCTGTTTCCGTTGAAATTAGCTCAGGATTTGGATGTGGGCAGCAACGGTCTTCAAAAATACACTATCAGCCCCAATTCTCATTTTCATGTTCTAACTCGAAATCATAGTGAAGGCAAGAAATACCCAGATTTGGTGCAGGACAAACCGCTGGATCGAGAAGAGCAGCCTGAGTTCAGCTTAACCCTCACGGCACTGGATGGTGGGTCTCCACCTAAGTCTGGCACCATCACAGTGCGAATCCTGATCATGGACGTCAATGACAATGCTCCAGAGTTTGTGCACACCCCATATGAAGTGCAGGTCTTGGAAAACAACCCCCTAGACTCCCCAGTACTTAGTGTCTCAGCTAGAGATGTAGATGCTGGAAACTTCGGGAGTGTTTCCTATGGCTTGTTCCAAGCATCAGATGAAATTAAACAAACTTTCTCAATAAATGAAGTCACAGGAGAAATCCGACTGACAAAGAAACTGGATTTTGAACAAATTAAATCTTACCACGTGGAAATTGAGGCTATAGACGGAGGAGGCCTTTCTGGAAAAGGCACTGTATTCATAGATGTGGTGGATGTGAACGACAACGCCCCTGAACTTACCATATCTTCACTCATCAGCTCCGTCCCAGAAAATGCTCCTGAGACTGTAGTCTCTATCTTCAGAATTCGAGATCGAGACTCTGGAGACAATGGAAAGATGATTTGCTCTATACCAGATAATCTGCCCTTCCTTCTGAAACCGACTTTCAAGAACTTTTACACCCTAGTTACGGAGAGACCACTGGACAGAGAGAGCCAGGCCGAGTACAACATCACCATCACCGTCACCGACCTGGGGACCCCCAGGCTGAAAACCCAGCACAACATAACGGTGACGGTCTCCGACGTCAATGACAACGCCCCGGCCTTCAGCCAAGCCGCCTACACCCTGCGGGTGCGCGAGAACAACAGCCCCGCCCTGCACATCGGCAGCGTGAGCGCCACGGACAGAGACTCGGGCGCCAACGCGCAGGTCACCTACTCGCTGCTGCCGCCCCAGGACCCGCAGCTGCCGCTGGCCTCGCTGGTGTCCATCAACGCGGACAACGGGCAGCTGTTCGCGCTCAGGTCCCTGGATTTCGAGGCGCTGCGGGCGTTCGAGTTCCGCGTGGGCGCGGCCGACCGCGGCTCGCCGGCGCTCAGCAGCCAGGCGCTGGTGCGCGTGCTGGTGGTGGACGACAACGACAACTCGCCCTTCGTGCTGTACCCGCTGCAGAACGGCTCCGCGCCCTGCACCGAGCTGGTGCCCAGGGCGGCCGAGGCGGGCTACCTGGTGACCAAGGTGGTGGCGGTGGACGGCGACTCGGGCCAGAACGCCTGGCTGTCGTACCAGCTGCTCAAGGCCACGGAGCCCGGGCTGTTCGGCGTGTGGGCGCACAGCGGCGAGGTGCGCACGGCCAGGCTGCTGAGCGAGCGCGACGCCGTCAAGCACAGGCTGGTGGTGCTGGTCAAGGACAATGGCGAGCCGCCGCTGTCGGCCAGCGTCACGCTGCACGTGCTGCTGGTGGACGGCTTCTCGCAGCCCTACCTGCCGCTCCCGGACGCGGCGGCGGCCGAGGCCCGCGCCGACCCGCTCACCGTCTACCTGGTGGTCGCCTTGGCGTCGGTGTCGTCGCTCTTCCTGTTCTCGGTGCTGGTGTTCGTGGCGGTGCGGCTGTGCAGGAGGAGCCGGGCGGCGTCGGGGGGCGGCTGCTCGGTGCCCGAGGGCCCCTTTCCGGGCCACCTGGTGGACGTCAGCGGCGCGGGGACCCTGTCCCACAGCTACCAGTATGACGTGTGTCTGACGGGAGTTCCTAGGACTG